A single region of the Bacillus cereus genome encodes:
- a CDS encoding SRPBCC family protein, producing the protein MSFAIEIVIPAPIDVVFDYVNNDEKIMEWSTFMVENRYPPNVDINNPREGDKYVSVQKMGKKIYEFEAEILECEAPYIVSIGCEMKQGYTAVTYMLEEDEEGTSLTLIVEFEPKNFLYKIMYKLTGWMTRGIYMGEMERLAECVDAVYSQKKGL; encoded by the coding sequence GTGAGCTTTGCAATAGAAATAGTAATTCCAGCACCAATTGATGTTGTGTTTGATTATGTAAATAATGATGAGAAAATAATGGAATGGAGTACCTTTATGGTAGAAAATAGGTATCCTCCAAATGTAGATATAAACAATCCCCGTGAAGGTGATAAATATGTATCTGTGCAAAAGATGGGTAAGAAAATATATGAGTTTGAGGCGGAAATTTTAGAGTGTGAAGCACCTTATATCGTATCAATTGGATGTGAAATGAAGCAAGGTTATACTGCCGTAACTTATATGTTAGAAGAGGATGAAGAAGGTACATCGCTTACTTTAATCGTAGAATTTGAACCGAAGAATTTTTTATATAAGATTATGTACAAGTTGACCGGATGGATGACACGTGGAATATACATGGGTGAAATGGAACGTTTAGCAGAGTGCGTAGATGCTGTATATTCTCAGAAAAAAGGATTGTAA
- the ilvE gene encoding branched-chain-amino-acid transaminase — MNEQWIFLNGEFVPKDEAKVSVYDHGYLYGDGVFEGIRVYSGNVFRLREHLVRLYESAKSIMLEIPYTLEEATKIVVETIRHNKLSNGYIRLVVSRGPGNLGLDPDSCTKPNVVVIAEQLSLFPQEYYEKGIPIITVATRRNRPDVLSPQVKSLNYLNNILVRIEAKLAGVQEALMLNDQGYVAEGSGDNVFIVKGNKLITPPSSAGALEGITRNAILEIGEKLGYDVREELFTRHDVYVADEVFLTGTAAEVIAVTTVDGRTIGLGKTGPHTNRLLEEFRKLVVEDGEKIYEENKVG, encoded by the coding sequence GTGAACGAGCAATGGATTTTCTTAAATGGAGAATTTGTTCCAAAAGACGAAGCAAAAGTTTCAGTATATGATCATGGCTATTTATATGGCGATGGAGTGTTCGAAGGGATTAGGGTGTATAGCGGTAATGTTTTCCGTTTGAGAGAGCATCTTGTCCGATTATATGAATCAGCGAAATCCATCATGTTAGAAATTCCATATACGTTAGAAGAAGCAACGAAGATCGTTGTTGAAACGATTCGACATAACAAACTATCTAATGGATATATCCGGCTAGTTGTGTCAAGAGGACCAGGGAATCTTGGATTAGATCCCGATTCTTGTACAAAACCAAACGTAGTAGTAATTGCAGAACAACTATCTTTATTCCCACAAGAATATTATGAAAAAGGGATTCCAATTATAACAGTTGCAACGCGTCGTAATCGCCCAGATGTGTTGTCGCCTCAAGTAAAATCTTTAAATTACTTAAATAATATTTTAGTTCGCATTGAAGCGAAATTAGCTGGAGTACAAGAAGCACTTATGTTAAATGATCAAGGGTACGTAGCTGAAGGATCTGGAGATAACGTATTTATTGTAAAAGGAAATAAATTAATTACACCGCCAAGTTCTGCTGGGGCGTTAGAAGGTATTACACGAAACGCAATTTTAGAAATCGGCGAAAAGCTTGGATATGACGTAAGAGAAGAATTATTTACAAGGCACGATGTATATGTAGCTGATGAAGTATTTTTAACAGGAACAGCTGCTGAAGTCATTGCTGTTACGACAGTAGATGGTAGAACGATTGGTTTAGGAAAAACAGGTCCACATACAAATCGTCTATTAGAAGAATTTCGTAAATTAGTTGTAGAAGATGGTGAGAAAATTTACGAAGAAAATAAAGTTGGATAA
- a CDS encoding YkuS family protein has product MARIGVENSLTDVQQALQQHGHEVVTLNSEHDAQGCDCCVVTGQDSNMMGIADTSIKGSVITAHGLTTDEICQQVESRI; this is encoded by the coding sequence ATGGCTAGAATTGGCGTTGAAAACTCGTTAACAGATGTTCAACAAGCTCTTCAGCAACATGGACATGAAGTCGTTACACTTAACTCAGAACACGATGCACAGGGGTGCGATTGTTGTGTTGTAACTGGGCAAGATTCTAATATGATGGGTATTGCAGATACATCAATAAAAGGATCGGTAATTACAGCTCATGGTTTAACAACAGATGAAATTTGTCAGCAGGTTGAAAGTCGCATTTAA
- the ilvB gene encoding acetolactate synthase large subunit, which yields MSSKTEEKLSTGAQLLLEALEKERVEVIFGYPGGAVLPLYDALYDCEIPHILTRHEQGAIHAAEGYARITGNPGVVIATSGPGATNVITGLADAMIDSLPLVVFTGQVATTLIGSDAFQEADIMGLTMPVTKHNYQVRKASDLPRIIKEAFHIARTGRPGPVVIDLPKDMVVEKGERCSDVQMDLPGYQPNYEPNLLQINKLLQAIAASKKPLILAGAGVLHAKASKELTSFARKYQIPVVHTLLGLGGFPPDDKLFLGMGGMHGSYTANMALYECDLLINIGARFDDRLTGNLAYFAKEAIVAHIDIDPAEIGKNVPTEIPIVASAKQALEALLNFKEGEVNHNDWLSLLNSRKEKYPLSYKEHSECIKPQYAIDMLYEITKGEAIVTTDVGQHQMWAAQYYPLKNPDKWVTSGGLGTMGFGFPAAIGAQIAKPEELVIAIVGDAGFQMTLQELSVLKEHSLPVKVFILNNEALGMVRQWQDEFYNQRYSHSLLPCQPDFVALANAYGIKGVRIDDPLLAKKQLQHVIELQEPVVIDCRVLQSEKVMPMVAPGKGVHQMEGVEKR from the coding sequence ATGTCTTCAAAAACAGAAGAGAAACTGTCAACTGGTGCACAGCTATTGTTAGAAGCGTTAGAAAAGGAAAGGGTAGAAGTGATTTTCGGTTATCCGGGTGGTGCTGTTTTACCTCTATATGATGCGCTTTATGATTGTGAGATTCCGCATATTTTAACGCGGCATGAACAAGGTGCAATTCATGCCGCTGAAGGATATGCAAGAATTACAGGAAATCCAGGAGTTGTAATTGCAACAAGCGGGCCTGGTGCTACAAATGTTATTACTGGTCTAGCTGACGCGATGATTGATTCATTGCCACTTGTTGTATTTACAGGGCAAGTAGCAACAACGTTAATCGGGAGTGATGCTTTCCAAGAAGCTGATATTATGGGGCTTACGATGCCGGTGACGAAACATAATTATCAAGTACGAAAAGCATCGGATTTACCCCGAATTATTAAAGAAGCATTTCATATCGCTAGAACAGGAAGACCAGGCCCAGTCGTAATTGACCTTCCGAAAGATATGGTAGTAGAGAAAGGTGAGCGATGTAGTGATGTACAAATGGATTTACCAGGATACCAGCCTAATTACGAACCGAATCTACTACAAATAAACAAATTATTACAAGCGATTGCGGCATCAAAAAAACCGTTAATTTTAGCTGGAGCAGGTGTATTGCATGCAAAGGCATCGAAAGAATTAACAAGCTTTGCTCGTAAATATCAAATTCCTGTTGTGCATACATTACTTGGTCTTGGTGGTTTTCCGCCAGATGATAAATTATTTCTTGGGATGGGAGGAATGCACGGTTCTTACACGGCTAATATGGCGTTATATGAATGTGATTTACTTATAAATATAGGAGCGAGATTTGACGATCGTCTTACTGGAAATTTAGCTTATTTTGCTAAAGAAGCGATTGTCGCACATATAGATATTGATCCAGCGGAGATCGGAAAAAATGTGCCGACTGAAATTCCAATTGTTGCGAGTGCGAAGCAAGCATTAGAAGCTCTACTCAACTTTAAGGAAGGGGAAGTAAATCACAATGATTGGCTCTCATTATTGAATAGTAGAAAAGAAAAATACCCTCTTTCTTACAAAGAGCATTCGGAATGTATTAAGCCGCAATATGCAATTGATATGCTATATGAAATTACGAAAGGGGAAGCGATTGTAACGACAGATGTTGGGCAACATCAAATGTGGGCAGCTCAATATTATCCGCTGAAAAATCCAGATAAATGGGTAACTTCTGGAGGCTTAGGAACAATGGGCTTCGGATTTCCAGCAGCAATTGGTGCACAAATTGCAAAGCCAGAAGAATTAGTTATTGCCATTGTCGGTGATGCGGGATTTCAAATGACCCTGCAAGAACTAAGTGTATTAAAAGAGCATTCTTTACCAGTTAAAGTGTTTATTTTAAATAATGAAGCTTTAGGAATGGTAAGACAATGGCAAGATGAGTTTTATAATCAAAGATATTCACATTCTTTATTGCCATGTCAACCAGATTTTGTTGCCCTTGCGAATGCATACGGCATAAAAGGCGTCCGTATTGATGATCCACTTCTTGCAAAGAAGCAATTACAACATGTGATTGAATTACAAGAGCCAGTCGTAATTGATTGCCGCGTACTTCAATCTGAAAAGGTTATGCCGATGGTTGCTCCAGGAAAAGGGGTTCACCAAATGGAGGGAGTGGAGAAAAGGTGA
- a CDS encoding TrkH family potassium uptake protein: MEVAKKQGLYNRFIRLNPPQILALGFFCLIVVGGLLLKLPFATKVHISWVDAFFTATSAATVTGLGVVDTASTFTMFGEIVIMFLIQTGGLGLMTIAILIVWVLGKKIGLRHRLLIGEAFNQTNIGGLVKLVKRVFIFSICIELIGVIFLSIRFIPEFGFGKGLYYSIFHVIASYNNAGFALWSDNLTRYVGDPIINIGICSLIVIGGLGFTVLIDIWYSRSFRKLSLHSKIMIVGTIALNIIAMIVIFVLEYNNVKTLGQLPLNEKLWASFFQGITPRTAGFNTIDYGGMEESSILFTMILMFIGAGSVSTGGGIKLTTFVILITSVLSFFRKKEDFILFHRTIKMSTVTRALAIVVASQILIFTAVFVLMLTEDFSFIQLLFETISAFGTVGLTMGITAKLSAFGKCIIMFVMFCGLIGPLTLVFSLARPAKQKIKYPSEDVFTG, translated from the coding sequence ATGGAAGTAGCAAAAAAACAAGGGTTGTATAATCGTTTTATACGATTAAATCCACCACAAATTTTAGCATTAGGCTTTTTTTGTTTAATTGTGGTCGGAGGATTGTTATTAAAGTTACCGTTTGCAACGAAAGTACATATTAGTTGGGTAGATGCTTTCTTCACAGCTACGTCGGCAGCGACTGTAACGGGTTTAGGCGTTGTAGATACTGCAAGTACATTTACGATGTTTGGTGAAATAGTTATTATGTTTTTAATTCAAACAGGTGGTCTCGGTCTTATGACGATAGCCATTTTAATTGTTTGGGTATTAGGTAAAAAAATTGGTTTACGTCACCGATTATTAATTGGAGAAGCATTTAATCAAACAAATATTGGTGGTCTTGTGAAATTAGTGAAACGAGTTTTTATTTTTTCTATTTGTATCGAGCTAATTGGAGTTATCTTTTTATCGATTCGCTTTATTCCAGAGTTTGGATTTGGAAAAGGTTTATACTATAGTATTTTTCACGTTATTGCGTCATATAATAATGCCGGTTTTGCGCTTTGGTCAGATAATTTAACAAGATATGTAGGAGATCCTATTATTAATATTGGGATTTGTTCTTTAATTGTAATAGGAGGGCTAGGGTTTACGGTATTAATTGATATATGGTATAGCCGCAGCTTCCGAAAATTATCGCTTCACTCCAAAATCATGATTGTTGGAACGATAGCACTTAACATTATTGCGATGATTGTGATTTTTGTATTGGAATATAATAATGTGAAGACTTTGGGACAACTACCTTTAAATGAAAAGTTATGGGCTTCGTTCTTCCAAGGAATTACACCTCGTACAGCCGGTTTTAACACGATAGATTATGGCGGAATGGAAGAGTCATCGATATTATTTACGATGATACTAATGTTTATTGGTGCAGGAAGTGTATCGACAGGTGGTGGAATTAAGTTAACGACATTCGTTATTTTAATTACATCAGTTCTTTCTTTCTTTAGAAAGAAAGAGGATTTTATTTTATTTCATCGTACGATTAAAATGTCGACAGTAACGAGAGCGTTAGCGATTGTCGTTGCTAGTCAAATACTTATTTTCACAGCGGTATTTGTATTAATGCTTACAGAAGACTTCAGTTTTATTCAGTTATTATTTGAGACAATTTCAGCGTTTGGCACAGTAGGGTTAACAATGGGGATTACTGCGAAGCTATCGGCGTTTGGAAAATGTATTATTATGTTTGTTATGTTTTGTGGATTAATCGGACCGTTAACACTTGTTTTCTCTTTGGCACGACCAGCGAAACAAAAAATTAAATATCCATCAGAAGATGTATTTACAGGATAA
- a CDS encoding imidazoleglycerol-phosphate dehydratase — protein MTNRNGSKGSGNQGSPKSGRFQQEFSAEFETGNDNKGKEYRSKKGSKSKKE, from the coding sequence ATGACAAATCGAAATGGTAGTAAAGGGAGCGGAAATCAAGGCTCACCGAAATCAGGGCGATTTCAGCAAGAGTTTAGTGCTGAATTTGAGACTGGAAATGATAACAAAGGAAAAGAATATCGTTCGAAAAAAGGAAGTAAATCAAAAAAGGAGTGA
- the ytfJ gene encoding GerW family sporulation protein, translated as MTSSILESIKKNNEERVQYIMEHPIENLMKTAMTNLKEMVDVNTIVGSPVSTADGNVVLTVSQVAFGFGAGGSDFKGDFISEKHNGGQGQHKENKQSHPFGGGSGAGVSISPVAFLVVGSNGVQVLHLNSSTHLIEKALNTVPSTVDKFVNGRHK; from the coding sequence ATGACTTCCTCTATTTTGGAAAGTATAAAAAAGAATAATGAGGAAAGGGTGCAATACATAATGGAACATCCAATTGAAAATTTAATGAAAACAGCAATGACAAATTTAAAAGAGATGGTAGATGTAAATACGATTGTTGGAAGTCCAGTTTCAACAGCTGACGGAAATGTAGTATTAACAGTGTCTCAAGTGGCTTTCGGTTTTGGAGCTGGTGGAAGTGACTTTAAAGGGGATTTTATTTCTGAAAAACATAATGGCGGACAAGGGCAGCATAAAGAGAACAAGCAAAGTCATCCATTCGGAGGCGGAAGCGGGGCTGGGGTTTCTATTAGCCCAGTTGCTTTTTTAGTAGTTGGTTCTAACGGTGTGCAAGTATTGCATCTCAATAGTAGTACACATTTAATTGAAAAAGCTCTAAATACTGTACCAAGCACTGTAGATAAATTTGTAAATGGTCGCCACAAGTGA
- a CDS encoding thioredoxin family protein: protein MKANHTKEVLLMNLQQWADKGMSFDTYVNEMKVNQYELLHIYNNFLIPNELLPVLEERQNDGWRVIVLTADWCGDALLCVPVMKRISEVANIEMSLLIRDENLELMDQYLTNGTARAIPIFIFIDKDGNEQAVFGPRAPKVQELVTSMRATLPEKEDPTFEEKQKEMYANFRATLADDTSLWEHVMESMIEKVVK, encoded by the coding sequence ATGAAAGCAAATCATACTAAAGAGGTGTTACTTATGAACTTACAGCAATGGGCTGATAAAGGCATGTCCTTTGATACATATGTGAATGAAATGAAAGTAAATCAATACGAGCTATTGCACATTTACAATAACTTTTTAATTCCAAATGAATTACTTCCTGTATTAGAAGAACGTCAAAATGATGGCTGGCGTGTTATCGTATTAACAGCTGATTGGTGTGGTGACGCTCTTTTATGCGTACCTGTTATGAAACGAATTTCTGAAGTTGCAAATATTGAGATGTCATTATTAATTCGCGATGAAAACTTAGAATTAATGGATCAATATTTAACAAACGGGACGGCACGTGCGATTCCAATCTTTATTTTCATTGATAAAGATGGAAATGAACAAGCCGTCTTTGGACCACGTGCTCCAAAAGTACAAGAGTTAGTAACTTCAATGCGCGCTACATTGCCTGAAAAAGAAGATCCAACATTCGAAGAGAAACAAAAAGAAATGTACGCTAATTTCCGTGCTACCTTAGCTGATGATACTTCTCTTTGGGAACATGTAATGGAAAGCATGATTGAAAAAGTAGTAAAATAA
- a CDS encoding dicarboxylate/amino acid:cation symporter, with product MKQTKAILIALFLGLVVGLTLNLAAPSIFEPLNQYVFNPLGQLFIRLIKMLVVPVVFISIVLGAAGLGDPKQLGRIGLKSISFFLVTTAVAISIAVTFAFIIKPGAGGNFKTEGLKYEGAKTETSFVDTLLNIVPDNPAKAMADGNMLQIIAFAVLIGLGIAILGKRVQGIHSLLEQGNELMMYLVNLVMKLAPIGTFGLLASSVGKMGLAGVAAMFKYMIVVMLVLIIHGVFVYGGLLKVLAKESIIRFFKHFGPVMAIGFSTSSSNASLPFAMKTAQEKLGVPKAISSFVQPLGATINMDGTAIMQGVATVFIAQVYGVELTLPQLAMVVLTAVLASIGTAGVPGVGLVMLTMVLNQVNLPVEGIALIIGIDRILDMSRTAVNISGDAICAMIVSKSEEKYNTDQSAAS from the coding sequence TTGAAACAAACAAAAGCAATCTTAATTGCATTATTTCTCGGTCTAGTTGTTGGACTCACTTTAAATTTAGCTGCTCCATCCATTTTTGAGCCATTAAATCAATATGTGTTCAATCCACTTGGTCAATTGTTTATTCGCCTCATTAAAATGCTAGTTGTTCCTGTTGTATTCATTTCTATCGTACTTGGGGCTGCCGGTCTTGGAGATCCGAAACAGCTTGGAAGAATCGGCTTAAAATCAATTTCATTCTTTCTCGTAACAACAGCAGTTGCCATCTCCATTGCGGTTACATTCGCATTTATTATAAAACCAGGGGCTGGCGGTAACTTTAAAACAGAAGGGCTTAAGTATGAAGGTGCAAAAACTGAGACATCTTTCGTTGATACATTGCTGAATATTGTACCAGATAATCCAGCAAAGGCGATGGCTGATGGAAACATGTTACAAATTATTGCCTTTGCCGTATTGATCGGACTCGGTATAGCTATTTTAGGAAAACGAGTCCAAGGTATCCATTCATTACTTGAACAGGGCAACGAATTAATGATGTATCTTGTTAATCTCGTTATGAAATTAGCTCCCATCGGAACATTTGGATTGCTCGCTTCATCCGTTGGTAAAATGGGTCTTGCAGGCGTCGCTGCGATGTTCAAGTATATGATTGTCGTTATGTTGGTACTCATTATTCACGGTGTCTTCGTATACGGCGGCTTATTAAAGGTATTGGCAAAAGAAAGTATTATTCGTTTCTTTAAACATTTTGGACCGGTAATGGCAATTGGGTTTAGTACATCTAGCTCTAATGCATCTCTTCCATTTGCAATGAAAACTGCACAAGAAAAACTTGGAGTTCCAAAAGCGATAAGCTCTTTTGTACAACCACTAGGTGCAACGATTAATATGGATGGTACTGCCATTATGCAGGGTGTCGCGACTGTATTTATCGCTCAAGTATACGGGGTTGAACTTACATTACCGCAATTAGCTATGGTCGTATTAACTGCAGTACTCGCTAGTATCGGTACTGCAGGTGTACCAGGTGTTGGACTAGTAATGCTTACGATGGTTTTAAATCAAGTAAATCTACCAGTAGAAGGTATTGCTTTAATTATTGGTATCGACCGCATTCTTGATATGTCGAGAACAGCTGTAAATATTTCTGGCGATGCAATTTGCGCAATGATTGTTTCAAAATCAGAAGAAAAATATAATACGGATCAATCTGCAGCATCTTAA
- a CDS encoding DUF3911 family protein yields MACVQIKGTRQEVVEMLQLFDLMDTKGFCKFDNYVEVEPNNKEHNNFIASIDIHSNTSSAQDTLNDQFVSQMLTGVYND; encoded by the coding sequence ATGGCGTGTGTACAAATTAAAGGAACGAGACAAGAGGTAGTAGAAATGCTTCAACTATTTGATCTAATGGATACGAAAGGTTTTTGTAAATTCGATAATTATGTAGAGGTAGAACCAAATAATAAAGAACATAATAATTTTATTGCTTCAATCGACATTCATTCAAATACTTCTTCCGCCCAAGATACTTTAAACGATCAATTCGTAAGTCAAATGCTTACTGGTGTATATAACGACTAA
- a CDS encoding MarR family winged helix-turn-helix transcriptional regulator encodes MSQNREQLMEELSTNVFAMFRTLRNDIGKIFGGYIPWNEFIVLRILNRTNKEMVSRVANELNVSNSHITAVTEKLINKGFVTRSRSTSDRRVVYLEITEQGKDLVAKMEGAKKQYLQERFSTLSEEEMNIMISISKKLI; translated from the coding sequence TTGTCTCAAAATCGAGAGCAATTAATGGAAGAACTATCGACAAATGTTTTTGCTATGTTCCGCACGTTGCGTAATGATATCGGAAAAATATTTGGTGGTTACATACCGTGGAATGAGTTCATCGTCCTTAGAATATTGAATCGTACGAATAAAGAAATGGTATCACGTGTAGCGAATGAGTTAAATGTGTCGAATAGTCATATTACAGCTGTCACAGAAAAATTAATTAATAAAGGTTTTGTAACTCGTTCACGTTCTACGTCAGATCGCCGAGTTGTATATTTGGAGATTACAGAACAAGGGAAAGATTTAGTTGCGAAAATGGAAGGTGCAAAAAAACAATATTTACAAGAAAGATTCTCTACACTTTCAGAAGAAGAAATGAATATAATGATATCAATTTCTAAAAAACTTATTTAA
- a CDS encoding regulatory YrvL family protein — MSEEDKISNLSLIDKTIIISVVILILTIFFAFIFFVYVGIFQITGIEYSSRTALLLFFLLILLLDGITYFIFIFFKVLLHPMMTSMPNSLSIALLSIIEITLDWFVIHTADDWIESIQMSNTAELCVALFLFTLNKLLSDKKE; from the coding sequence ATGAGTGAAGAAGACAAAATTTCTAATCTCAGTCTAATAGATAAGACTATTATTATTAGTGTTGTTATTCTTATTCTCACTATATTCTTTGCATTTATATTCTTTGTATATGTAGGAATCTTTCAAATTACAGGTATAGAATATTCATCAAGAACAGCTCTCCTACTCTTTTTTTTACTTATTCTTTTATTAGATGGTATTACATATTTTATATTCATTTTCTTTAAAGTACTCCTACATCCAATGATGACAAGTATGCCCAATTCGCTCTCAATTGCTCTTCTCTCCATTATTGAAATTACACTAGATTGGTTCGTCATTCATACTGCTGACGACTGGATAGAGAGCATACAAATGTCAAATACAGCTGAACTATGTGTCGCACTATTTCTTTTCACACTAAATAAATTATTAAGCGATAAGAAAGAGTAA
- the uppP gene encoding bacitracin resistance undecaprenyl-diphosphatase, with amino-acid sequence MADWLIGIIMGAVEGLTEFLPVSSTGHMILTGHLLGFDDERAKVFEVVIQLGSILAVVVIFWKRLWSLVGIGKVTDGPSLNLLHIIIGMIPAGILGVLFHSAIKEVLFGPGPVVISLVAGGILMIVAEKFSKPSTARTLDEITYKQAFTIGMFQCLALWPGFSRSGSTISGGLLARVSHTAAAEYTFILAVPMMVAASGLDLIKSWDILSTADIPLFATGFITAFVVAMLAIVSFLKLLARVKLTPFAYYRFILAAVFYFFLM; translated from the coding sequence GTGGCTGATTGGTTAATTGGAATAATTATGGGTGCTGTTGAAGGTTTAACAGAGTTTTTACCAGTTTCATCAACAGGACATATGATTTTAACAGGTCATTTACTTGGATTTGACGATGAGAGAGCGAAAGTTTTCGAAGTTGTTATCCAATTGGGATCGATTTTAGCAGTTGTTGTTATATTTTGGAAGCGTTTATGGTCATTAGTCGGAATAGGGAAAGTAACAGATGGACCATCGTTAAATTTATTACATATTATTATCGGGATGATTCCTGCCGGAATTCTTGGTGTATTATTCCATAGTGCAATTAAAGAAGTTTTATTCGGTCCAGGACCGGTTGTTATTAGTTTAGTAGCTGGTGGTATTTTAATGATTGTTGCTGAGAAGTTTTCAAAACCAAGTACAGCGAGAACGTTAGATGAAATCACATATAAGCAAGCATTTACAATCGGGATGTTCCAATGTTTAGCACTTTGGCCAGGATTTTCTCGTTCTGGATCTACAATAAGTGGTGGTTTGCTAGCTCGTGTTTCACATACAGCGGCAGCGGAATATACGTTTATTTTAGCAGTGCCAATGATGGTAGCTGCAAGTGGATTAGATTTAATTAAAAGCTGGGATATTTTAAGCACGGCTGATATACCATTATTTGCAACTGGATTTATTACAGCATTTGTTGTTGCGATGCTTGCAATCGTTTCATTCTTAAAATTATTAGCTCGTGTAAAACTAACACCGTTCGCTTATTATCGTTTCATTTTAGCAGCGGTATTCTATTTCTTCCTTATGTAA
- the ilvN gene encoding acetolactate synthase small subunit, translating into MKRIVTATVRNQSGVLNRITGVMTRRHFNIESISVGHTESSDISRMTIVVHVESEQQVEQLIKQLHKQIDVLKVSDITEEAMIARELALIKVATSSVTRAELYSLIEPFRAAVIDVGKDSIVVQVTGTQEKVEALIELLRPYGLKEIARTGVTAFTRSMKKQDKQVMLIQ; encoded by the coding sequence GTGAAGAGAATTGTTACAGCGACAGTTCGAAATCAAAGCGGTGTGTTAAATCGAATTACAGGTGTTATGACACGTAGACATTTTAATATTGAAAGTATTTCAGTAGGGCATACGGAATCGTCGGACATTTCAAGGATGACGATTGTTGTACATGTTGAAAGTGAACAGCAGGTTGAACAGTTAATTAAACAACTGCATAAGCAAATCGATGTCCTAAAAGTATCTGATATTACAGAAGAAGCAATGATTGCTAGAGAACTTGCGCTTATTAAAGTGGCAACCTCAAGTGTAACAAGAGCAGAATTATATAGTTTAATTGAACCGTTCCGAGCCGCTGTAATAGATGTTGGAAAGGATTCCATAGTGGTGCAAGTAACAGGTACCCAGGAGAAAGTAGAAGCGTTAATTGAATTACTTCGTCCATACGGTTTGAAAGAAATTGCTAGAACAGGTGTAACAGCATTTACACGCAGTATGAAAAAGCAAGATAAGCAAGTTATGTTAATTCAATAA